A genome region from Oncorhynchus gorbuscha isolate QuinsamMale2020 ecotype Even-year linkage group LG26, OgorEven_v1.0, whole genome shotgun sequence includes the following:
- the LOC124015887 gene encoding delta-like protein A, whose amino-acid sequence MGRAILLTVAVMFVLICKGFCSGVFELKLQEFLNKKGVQGNMNCCKGGLTSVYQQQCECKTFFRICLKHYQPNASPEPPCNYGGAITPVLGSNSFQIPEAMSDSSFTNPIRINFGFTWPGTFSLIIEALHTDSKDDLSIENPDRVISTMTTQRHLTVGDDWSQDLHTGGRTELKYSYRFVCDEHYYGDGCSVFCRPRDDAFGHFTCGERGEIVCDAGWKGHYCTEPLCLPGCDDEHGFCEKPGECKCRVGFKGRYCDECIRYPGCLHGTCQQPWQCNCQEGWGGLFCNQDLNYCTHHKPCMNGATCSNTGQGSYTCSCRPGFTGDACEIEVNECTLNPCRNGGSCTDMENTHACACPPGFYGNTCELSAMTCADGPCFSGGRCADNPDGGYFCQCPTGYAGFNCEKKIDHCTSSPCSNGARCVDLVNSYLCQCPDGFTGMNCDHTGNECSIYPCQNGGTCQEGLDGYTCICPPGYTGRNCSSPISRCEHNPCHNSATCHERNNRYVCACVPGYGGRNCQFLLPDHAAIRGSEIPWMAVGSGTALVLLLLAGCAVLVGCVRNKMQRGSQGGTTVGEGETINNLTNNCHRIDKDLSVSVVGLGPQPGVKNINKKMDFGSDADMDGPSPLCRSSYKSRHLPADYNLVHEVKYEQAAKESMLSLEASACEEKCQILDSGFEYEECRNKRSKHLKSDASETSRNEMKLPEMSACADTKYKSVFVMSEEKDECIIATEV is encoded by the exons atgGGGCGCGCTATTCTTCTGACAGTTGCGGTTATGTTCGTCTTGATATGCAAG GGTTTTTGCTCAGGAGTTTTTGAACTGAAGTTGCAGGAGTTTTTGAACAAGAAAGGGGTTCAGGGCAACATGAACTGCTGCAAGGGAGGCTTGACGTCGGTTTATCAGCAACAGTGTGAATGTAAAACGTTTTTCAGAATCTGTCTGAAACATTATCAGCCAAACGCATCACCAGAACCACCTTGTAACTACGGCGGCGCTATAACGCCTGTACTTGGGTCAAACTCTTTCCAAATTCCGGAAGCCATGTCTGACAGTTCATTCACCAATCCCATCAGAATTAACTTCGGTTTCACATGGCCG GGGACGTTCTCGCTGATCATTGAAGCTCTGCACACCGACTCCAAAGACGATCTTTCGATAG AAAACCCAGACCGTGTTATCAGCACAATGACCACTCAGAGACATCTGACGGTGGGAGATGACTGGTCTCAGGACTTGCATACTGGAGGAAGAACCGAGTTGAAGTACTCCTACCGCTTTGTTTGTGATGAGCACTACTATGGCGATGGCTGCTCGGTCTTCTGCCGCCCACGAGACGATGCCTTCGGCCACTTCACCTGTGGAGAGCGCGGAGAGATTGTCTGTGACGCTGGGTGGAAAGGCCATTACTGCACAGAAC CTCTCTGCCTTCCAGGATGTGACGACGAACACGGCTTCTGTGAGAAGCCTGGGGAGTGCAA GTGCAGAGTGGGTTTCAAAGGGCGGTACTGTGATGAGTGCATCCGTTACCCAGGCTGCCTCCATGGGACCTGCCAGCAGCCGTGGCAGTGCAACTGTCAGGAGGGGTGGGGAGGCCTCTTCTGTAACCAAG ATCTGAACTACTGCACTCACCACAAGCCCTGTATGAATGGAGCCACTTGTAGCAACACTGGCCAGGGGAGCTACACCTGTTCCTGCAGACCGGGCTTCACTGGGGATGCTTGTGAGATTGAGGTCAACGAATGCACCCTGAACCCCTGTCGAAATGGAGGAAGCTGCACT GATATGGAGAACACGCATGCCTGTGCTTGCCCTCCTGGTTTCTATGGCAACACCTGCGAGCTGAGCGCCATGACTTGCGCCGATGGTCCCTGCTTCAGCGGAGGCCGCTGTGCCGACAACCCTGATGGCGGATACTTCTGCCAGTGCCCCACTGGCTACGCTGGCTTCAACTGCGAGAAGAAGATTGACCACTGCACCTCCAGCCCATGCTCCAATG GTGCCCGCTGTGTGGATCTCGTCAATTCCTACCTGTGCCAGTGTCCTGATGGCTTCACAGGCATGAACTGTGACCACACCGGCAATGAGTGCTCCATCTATCCCTGCCAAAATGGTGGTACATGCCAGGAGGGTCTTGACGGCTACACCTGCATCTGTCCCCCGGGCTACACAGGCCGCAACTGCAGTTCTCCCATAAGCCGCTGCGAGCACAACCCCTGCCACAACAGCGCCACCTGCCACGAGAGGAATAACCGCTACGTGTGCGCCTGCGTGCCTGGTTACGGTGGCCGCAACTGCCAGTTCCTGCTCCCGGACCATGCAGCTATCCGAGGCTCGGAGATCCCCTGGATGGCGGTGGGGTCTGGGACAGCTCTGGTGCTGCTTCTGCTAGCAGGGTGTGCAGTGCTGGTGGGCTGCGTCCGCAACAAGATGCAGCGCGGTAGCCAGGGCGGCACCACCGTCGGCGAAGGCGAGACAATAAACAACCTGACCAATAATTGTCACCGGATTGATAAGGACCTGTCGGTAAGCGTCGTAGGGCTCGGGCCACAGCCAGGCGTCAAGAACATCAACAAGAAAATGGATTTCGGAAGCGATGCCGACATGGACGGACCATCACCGTTGTGTCGGAGCAGCTACAAGAGCCGCCACCTGCCAGCGGACTATAACCTTGTGCATGAGGTGAAGTACGAGCAGGCGGCCAAAGAGTCGATGCTGAGCCTGGAGGCCTCGGCTTGCGAAGAGAAATGCCAAATTCTGGACTCTGGTTTTGAGTATGAGGAGTGCAGAAATAAACGCAGCAAACATTTAAAAAG TGACGCATCAGAAACTTcaagaaatgaaatgaaacttCCAGAAATGTCTGCATGTGCAGACACCAAGTACAAATCCGTGTTTGTCATGTCAGAGGAGAAGGATGAATGTATAATTGCAACTGAG GTGTAA
- the LOC124015137 gene encoding zinc finger and BTB domain-containing protein 45-like encodes MAAGTETVHYIHLHNSSQSVLEALRTQRREGLFCDVTVRIHDASLRAHACVLAAGSPFFQDKLLLGHSEISVPPLVPAETVKQLVDFMYSGSLVVVQSQALCILTAASILQIKTVIDECTQIISQRKVAAAAAAAASGGGGGMTVGVLPKQEERGGGKGRDSGGGCIGGGGGVSGGGGYQSFANFALGDCGASNMVTGLGGSNLIVNVSESGPGGALGQANPVGLMALADMGSPGALCGADGLSSGAGGVLMKNSSCTQDMRYKLRDLLAATANGTNGGSSGNLSVGCSSGVSSVDSIGRDSIRSNAADLSEELVGMDRYCEAEEMDGHHRGRDLDRDRGAGGHSRKQRQPLRLQVLVGEEVVVKDEGVQEPDGGVFGLEEGRRVEGQGTQESMATFGQEGVFYDEAGVFSPEAFWPQNEPAQAMSFNPRGRGNKPLSPPTSSQSINNQLLFQYPVSQSQTSASFFVGGPMVIDSMAGTEHSQQALPPTPMTPVLSTCGTPGPSPSSQGSETSFDCTHCGKSLRSRKNYSKHMFIHSGQKPHQCSICWRSFSLRDYLLKHMVVHTGVRAFQCSVCGKRFTQKSSLNVHMRTHRAERTFQCTVCHRAFTHRTLLERHALQHTHHGATQGQGQGQGLQQTPKHSPPALAGPSGMCGSAGMGGTMANMPSHGPPS; translated from the exons ATGGCTGCGGGCACGGAGACGGTGCACTACATCCACCTGCACAACTCCAGCCAGTCTGTTCTGGAGGCTTTACGGACGCAGCGGCGTGAAGGCCTCTTCTGCGACGTGACGGTGCGCATACACGATGCCTCGCTGCGTGCCCACGCCTGCGTGCTGGCCGCTGGCAGCCCCTTCTTCCAGGACAAGCTGCTGCTGGGCCACTCTGAGATCTCGGTGCCACCTCTGGTCCCCGCTGAGACGGTGAAGCAGCTGGTGGATTTTATGTACAGCGGCTCGCTAGTGGTGGTGCAGTCACAGGCTCTCTGCATCCTCACCGCCGCCAGCATCCTGCAGATTAAGACGGTCATCGACGAGTGCACCCAGATCATCTCCCAGAGGAAGGTTGCTGCTGCGGCAGCAGCCGCAGcaagtggaggtggaggggggatGACAGTTGGGGTCCTGCCCAAGCAGGAGGAGCGGGGAGGGGGTAAAGGTAgggacagtggtggtggttgtattggtggtggtggcggAGTCAGCGGTGGTGGGGGTTACCAGAGCTTCGCGAACTTTGCCTTAGGGGACTGTGGAGCGAGCAACATGGTCACAGGACTGGGCGGATCTAACTTGATCGTTAATGTTAGTGAGAGTGGCCCAGGAGGCGCCCTTGGGCAGGCTAACCCAGTGGGGCTGATGGCTCTAGCTGACATGGGCAGCCCCGGGGCCCTCTGTGGGGCTGACGGGCTGAGCTCAGGGGCCGGCGGAGTCCTCATGAAGAACTCAAGTTGCACTCAGGATATGAGGTACAAGCTGAGAGACCTGCTAGCGGCAACCGCTAACGGCACAAATGGCGGAAGCTCAGGGAATCTCTCGGTCGGCTGCAGCTCTGGTGTCAGCAGCGTGGACAGCATTGGCCGGGACAGTATCCGCAGCAATGCGGCTGACCTCTCGGAGGAGCTTGTGGGGATGGATAGATACTGCGAGGCGGAGGAGATGGATGGacatcacagagggagagacttggacagggacagaggggcaggaggACACAGCCGCAAGCAGAGGCAGCCACTCAGGCTTCAG GTTCTTGTAGGAGAGGAAGTGGTGGTGAAGGATGAAGGAGTGCAGGAGCCGGATGGAGGGGTCTTCGGCTTGGAGGAGGGAAGACGAGTTGAAGGGCAGGGCACACAGGAATCCATGGCAACCTTCGGCCAG GAGGGTGTATTCTATGATGAGGCTGGAGTTTTCTCCCCTGAGGCTTTCTGGCCCCAGAACGAGCCGGCTCAGGCCATGTCCTTCAACCCCAGAGGAAGAGGAAACAAGCCActgtctccccctacctcctcacAGTCCATCAACAACCAG CTACTTTTTCAGTACCCAGTCAGCCAATCACAGACATCAGCCTCATTCTTTGTGGGCGGACCGATGGTTATTGACAGCATGGCAGGAACGGAGCACAGCCAACAGGCTCTGCCCCCGACACCAATGACCCCTGTTCTGTCAACCTGTGGCACACCAGGCCCCTCACCTTCCTCCCAGGGATCTGAGACGTCCTTCGACTGCACTCACTGTGGGAAATCATTACGTTCCAGGAAGAACTACAGCAAGCACATGTTCATACACTCCG GTCAAAAGCCTCATCAGTGCAGCATCTGCTGGCGCTCCTTCTCCCTGCGCGACTACCTCCTCAAGCACATGGTGGTGCACACGGGCGTGCGCGCCTTCCAGTGCTCTGTGTGCGGCAAGCGCTTCACACAGAAGAGCTCACTCAACGTGCACATGCGCACACACCGGGCTGAGCGCACCTTCCAGTGCACCGTGTGCCACCGGGCATTCACCCACCGCACCCTGCTGGAGCGCCACGCCCTGCAACACACCCACCATGGGGCCACCCAGGGCCAAGGGCAAGGACAGGGCCTCCAGCAGACCCCTAAACACAGCCCTCCAGCCCTGGCAGGGCCCTCGGGCATGTGCGGCTCAGCTGGGATGGGCGGCACCATGGCAAACATGCCCAGCCATGGGCCGCCCtcctag
- the LOC124015138 gene encoding hexokinase-1-like isoform X1 — MEDGEFDLDVVAVVNDTVGTMMTCAYEEPTCEVGLIAGTGSNACYMEEMRNIETVEGNEGRMCVNMEWGAFGDNGCLDDIRTQYDRAVDENSLNEGKQRYEKMCSGMYLGEIVRNILIDLTKRGFLFRGKISETLKTRGIFETKFLSQIESDRLALLQVRAILQQLGLDSTCDDSIIVKEVCSTVSRRAAQICGAGMAGVVDKIRENRALDHLDVTVGVDGTLYKLHPHFSRIFHQTVKELAPKCNVNFLLSEDGSGKGAALITAVGCRQREQEALQV; from the exons ATGGAGGATGGA gagtTTGACCTGGATGTGGTAGCTGTGGTGAACGACACTGTTGGAACAATGATGACATGTGCATATGAAGAGCCCACCTGTGAGGTTGGACTTATTGCAG GGACAGGCAGTAATGCATGTTAcatggaggagatgaggaacataGAGACGGTGGAGGGGAATGAGGGACGCATGTGCGTCAACATGGAGTGGGGTGCCTTCGGGGACAACGGGTGCCTGGACGATATCAGGACGCAGTATGACCGCGCCGTGGACGAGAACTCACTCAACGAGGGCAAACAGAG GTATGAGAAGATGTGTAGCGGCATGTACCTGGGAGAAATTGTGAGGAACATCCTGATTGACCTGACCAAGCGCGGCTTCCTGTTCCGTGGAAAGATCTCTGAGACGCTGAAGACCAGAGGCATCTTTGAGACCAAGTTCCTGTCCCAGATAGAGAG CGATCGCCTGGCTTTGCTGCAGGTCAGGGCCATCCTACAGCAACTGGGTCTGGACAGCACATGTGACGACAGTATCATCGTCAAGGAGGTATGCAGCACCGTGTCCCGCCGTGCGGCTCAGATCTGCGGAGCCGGAATGGCCGGCGTGGTGGACAAGATTCGCGAGAACAGAGCGCTGGACCACCTGGACGTCACTGTAGGGGTGGACGGAACACTCTACAAACTGCACCCACA cTTTTCCCGGATCTTCCACCAGACAGTGAAGGAGCTCGCCCCCAAGTGTAACGTCAACTTCCTGTTGTCGGAGGATGGGAGCGGCAAGGGTGCAGCCCTCATCACAGCCGTGGGCTGTCGCCAGAGAGAACAAGAGGCGCTGCAAGTGTAA